One Nicotiana sylvestris chromosome 12, ASM39365v2, whole genome shotgun sequence genomic window carries:
- the LOC138882849 gene encoding uncharacterized protein, whose protein sequence is MDCETIKITHKVSAIVHSMAPKLEDPDAFTIPCTIGSENFAKALCDLRESINLMNYSIFKTLGIGKPRATSMWLQMADRTMKMPLGIVEDVLVGEEKFILPADFVILDCELMKNPNSTEVCSFVDLATAVIVDDT, encoded by the exons atggattgtgagaccatcaagatTACCCAcaaagttagtgcaatagtgcactcgatggctccgaagctagaagatcccgacgctttcaccattccttgcaccattgggagtgaaaactttgcaaaagctctatgtgatttgagggaaagtatcaacttgatgaaTTACTccattttcaagactttgggtattgggaaacctaGGGCTACTTCAATGtggttgcaaatggcggatagaactatgaagatgCCGCTTGGTATTGTAGAAGATGTCCTTGTTGGGGAGGAAAAGTTTAttttgccagctgattttgtgatattggattgtgag TTAATGAAGAATCCCAACAgtactgaagtgtgctcttttgtggatcttgccacggcagtgatagttgatgatacttga